The genomic window GGAAGTCGATCACACGGTAGCGGCGCTTGTGGCCACCACCCTTGTGGCGAACGGTGATGTGGCCGTGTACGTTACGGCCGCCCTTCTTGGGCAGGGGGCGAAGCAGAGACTTTTCCGGGTTCGAGCGAGTGATCTCCTCGAACATGGAAACGGAGCTCTGGCGGCGACCCGGGGTTGTCGGCTTGTACTTACGAATAGCCATAGTTTGTCCTTACCTCGACCCTTAAGCGGCGGAGCCGCCGAAGATGTCGATTGCGTCGCTGCCTTCACGAAGCGTCACATAAGCGCGCTTGGTTGCCTTACGTCGGCCGTAACCGGTGCGGGTGCGCTTGCGCTTACCTTCGCGGTTGACGGTGTTGACGGAGGCGACCTTCACGCCGAAAATGCGCTCCACGGCATCCTTGATCTGCGTCTTGTGGGCGGTGGGAGCAACAAAGAACGTGTAGGTTCCCTGCTCCATCAGGCCATAAGACTTCTCAGAGACGACCGGTGCGAGGATGATGTCGCGGGGGTCTGCGATCTTAGCCATTAGTTCTCCTCCTTCTCCGCGCCGTTGACGCGGTTGATGAAGGTGTTGAGCGCCTCAACGGAGAACACAACGTCGTCCGACTTGAGGACGTCGTAGGTGTTCAACTGGTCTTCAAACAGAACGTTCACACCAGGGAGGTTGCGGGCGCTGCGCTTAGCGTTCTCGTCTGCGCGTCCGACCACGAACAGGATGTTGCGGCGGTCGGTGAGGCGCTCGAAGAATGCGCGTGCGGACTTGGTGGAAGGAGTCTGACCAGGAACCAGCTCGGTGAGCACGTGGATGCGTCCGTTGCGGGCACGATCCGAAAGTGCGCCGAAGAGAGCGGCCTTGATCATCTTCTTGGGGGTGCGCTGAGCGTAATCGCGCGGCTTGGGGCCGTGCGAAATGCCACCACCGGTGAAGTGAGGTGCGCGGATCGAGCCCTGACGAGCGCGACCGGTACCCTTCTGGCGGAATGGCTTGCGGCCACCGCCACGAACTTCTGCGCGGGTCTTGGTGGAGTGGGTGCCCTGACGACGAGCCGCGAGCTGTGCGTTGACTACCTGGTGCAGGAGTGCAACGGACACTTCGCGGTCGAAGATTGCTGCAGGCAGCTCAACGGAGCCGTCGGTAGCACCCTCAGCGGTGTGGACGTCCAACTTCAGATTGGTCATGCGTGTGCACCGCCCTTCACTGCGGTCTTAACGGTTACGATGCCGCCACGGTTACCCGGGATCGCACCCTTGATCAGGATGAGGTTGGCATCGGCGTCAATCTTTTGAACCTTGAGGTTCTGGGTGGTGACGCGGTCATTACCCATGCGGCCTGCCATGCGCTTGCCCTTGAACACGCGACCCGGGGTGGCAGCCTGGCCAATGGAGCCCACACGACGGTGAGCGGCCTGGTTACCGTGGGCTGCGCCCTGTCCGGCAAAGCCGTGGCGCTTCATGCCGCCAGCGTAGCCCTTACCCTTGGAGGTACCGGTGACGTCAACGAAGGTCACGCCTTCGAAGATGTCCACGGTGACGTCCTGACCAACCTCGTAGGCAGAAACATCATCCATACGGATTTCTGCTACGTGGCGGCGGGGGGTAACGCCGGCTTTCTTAAAGTGGCCCGCCTGAGGCTTCTTTACCTTGCGGGGGTCGATGTCGCCGTAGGCGATTTGGATAGCGTTGTAGCCATCGGTTTCGGTGGTGCGAATCTGGGTGACCACGCACGGACCAGCTTCAACGACGGTGACCGGGATTACTCGGTTTTCCTCGTCGAAGATCTGGGTCATGCCGAGCTTGGTGCCCAAGATGCCCTTGATCTCTGTTTCACTCATTACTTATTCTCCGCTGCCAAAAATTTCGTCGATCACTGAATGTTCACGTCGACGCTGGCCGGAAGGTCGATACGCATAAGAGCGTCAACCGTCTTCGGCGTCGGGTCGAGGATATCGATCAGGCGCTTGTGAGTGCGCATCTCGAAGTGCTCGCGAGAATCTTTGTACTTGTGGGGAGAACGAATAACGGCGTACACGTTCTTTTCGGTGGGCAACGGCACCGGGCCAACAACACGTGCACCCGTACGGGTCACGGTTTCGACGATCTTGCGTGCAGACGCGTCGATCGCCTCATGGTCGTAGGCCTTGAGCCGAATGCGGATCTTTTGTCCCGCCACGGTTACCTCTTCCTCGCTTGTCCCACATCACTGAATGGATTGGTGGGAATCGCATCATTTATCTCTATAACGTTGTCCGGACCTTTGGGGCCTGGGCGCAACGCCAGTTCTTACTTGACTGTCGTTTAAGACTTGCCGGCAACTTCGCCTCGGGGCGTTGCAAATCAACTGCCACACACTTCGAAGAAGCACTCCAAGTGAGGAAGGGTCTCAACGTGAATGAAAAGAACCCTTACATACTGCCGCTGTTTATTTGCCATGCCCCTTCGACTAGGTTCCGGCCCTCAAGAAAAACGTGCTTTGCACTTCATTCCTCAAGGATCCTTACCTGCTTCACTCACTTTCGTGAGCTGCACAGCGAAGGTGTCATGTTTACCTTGCCATCGACTACCGAGAAGTAACCTTTGTCAAAGCAACCCAAGTATTAAAACACGTCCCTGCGAGGTATGCAACCTTGCCGTTCTTTGCTTTTCGACGTCCCTCACGCCCTTTATCTCAAATTCGCAACAATTTCTCCCCAAATGCGAATTTTTTTATGGAGCCCCCTATGATGAGCGCTAAGCATCATGCTTGCTGCTCCCCGCGAGTGGAGCAACCAAAACAATTCTGATCTATAGGAGAACACATGGCTGAGAACCACGAGAACAACGAGAACGTCGCGCAGGACAACGGCAACGGTCGCACCGTGATCGATGACCAGGTAGTGGGCAAGATCGCCGGCGTTGCAGCCCGCGAGGTTTCCGGCGTTCACGCCCTCGGTGGCGGCGCTGCTCGCGCTCTCGGTGCTCTGCGGGAGTCCATCCCCGGCACTAACACCAACCTGCAGCAGGGCGTCGACGTCGAGGTCGGCGAGAAGCAGGCTGCTGTTGATATCTCCATCGTTGCTGAGTATGGCGTAGCTATCCACCAGCTTGCCGACGCCATCCGCGAGAACATTTCCTCCGCTATCGAGCGCATGACCGGCCTCGAGGTCACTGAGGTTAACGTCACCGTTCACGATGTGCACTTCGAGTTCGAGGATGACAACGAGGACGATCAAGAGGCCGAGCAGAAGCAGCTCCCGAGCCGCGTTCAGTAATCATTATGGCCACACTTTCCCTCGATACAGCTCAAGAGCTTGTCGAGTCAGTGCAGGCTGTGCCCGGTGTGCACTCGATGCATGCCGGACGCTTCGGCGAAGTAGCACTGCTCTATCCAAAGCAGCGCGTCCAGGGAGTTCGATTCTTGAGCTCGCGTGAATCCGCCTTCGAGGTGGACATAGTCGCGAGCTTCGACGCAGGAAATCTCTATGAACTCGCGAATCAGGTGCGCGAATTGGCCACCTCCGCGCTTTCTAAGGAGGACATCGATCTTCCGGTGCGCGTTGTGATCGCCGATATTGCAGCAGAAGACGAACGCTAGACGCTTGATCTTTTCATCAGCGCGGGTGCTCAACGCCAGGGGCGTGTGGGAGCTACACCCGCGCTTTGCTCAATTGTTACTCACTGTTATTCGATAACTCACCATTTAGATTGAAGGACCATCATGATGTCCAATAAAACTTTGCTCGGCGCCATCATCGGCCTCGTGCTTGCAGTTGTGCTGCTGCAGTGGGGTCTCAGCGGCCTCCTGCTGATCCTGCTGTTCGCTGCGATTGGCGCCGTCGCCGGCGCACAACTTGAAGGTCGCATCGACCTCAACAAGGGGCTCGAAGGATTCCGTAAGGGAGGCCGCGGCTAATGCCGTCGTCAAGCCTCATCATCGACGAACGCGCGCTGACTTCCATCGCCAAGGCCGCTGTGCTCTCGGTTCCCGGAACCACCGCAGTATCTAAGGTGGCAGGAAGGAATCTTCCGCGCGTAGATGTGCGCTTGGATTCCGAACGCAAAGCGGCCAACGTGGAAGCGTTCATCGCTGCCACCTGGCCTAGCCCCGTCACTGATCTCACCGGTGTAGTCCGCGAAGCCATCACCCGCTGGCTGGACGAATACGCGGGTGTTGAAGCATTGCGTGTCAATGTAATCGTCAGCGAGCTTGTTCACGGTCCACGCATCAGCGAATTCGCACTCTCTACTCCTCCGCAGCTCTTTCATCCGGCAGCGCGCGAACTGCCCGTGATCGAACCGACTGTGCAGCAGAAAGTAGCGGAGCCTTTTGAGCCAGTTGTGTCCCAAAAGCTCAAAAACGTTGCCGAGCCCAAAGTGCGCCGTGGGGTGAAGAAGCCATTTAAGCCGCGCGTTCACAAGGTCTTGGAAGCAGTCGCGGAACCACGAGTGCAACAGAAGAACACCGCTCGCGTTAGCGAACCGCGCGTTCACCAAGCACACACGGCTCGTGTGATTGAACCAAAAATTAACACTGTTTTGGATACAGTCGCCGAACCCACGATCGCTGACTACCGCGTGAAACAGCACGTTCTCAAACCCGCCGTTGCTCCCGGAGTGCCGGAAGTTGAGGTTCGTGTGCCCGAACAACAGCCACTGCTCGAAGCGAAAGCTCCTCGGCCAGTGGAACTGATGCCAATTCGAGTAAACCCAGTGGATCCTCAGCGTGGGTTCGTCCAACACAAGGTTGAAGGAGGCTCCCGTGGCTGAAGCCAATACTGAGGCGTTGCCGGTCATCACTCAGGAAGATCCCGCAAAGGCTCCCGCTGCGCAACCGGAAGTAGCGCAGCAGCAACGCGGAGGCGATGCCCGCGTGGAAAAGAAGTTCCTCAAGGGCAACCCTGCGGTTCGGTGGTTAATGATTCTGTTTTCCCTCATACTCCTCGCCCTCGCCTTCGTGTGCGGGCGTGAGCTGTGGTGGGTAAGGCGCCAGGACAATGAAGCTCAGGCTTGGATCCGCCCCGCCCTTGACTGGGTAGCCAACCTCGGCCACCAAGGTTGGTTCTTCCCCGCAGGCATCGCCATCGGGGTACTCGGCGTAGTCTTGCTGATTCTCTCGCTGAAACCAGCACCACCCAAGTATGTTGCCTCTGCTGCTGGGGTGCACACTCACGTGTACATGCGCCCTATCGACATCGCGCGCCGCAGCACAGCCGTGGCTCAGCGAGTCGCAGGGGTTTACGATGCTGAAACGGTAGTCAACCGGAAAGCAACCAAAGTGACGGTGAACGTCACTGGTAGCAATGCGCCGGATTTGGCTCAGCGGGTGCAGCAAGAGGTGCAGGCGCACGTCGGCAAGCTAGCTACCAACCCACGGGTCCGAGTAAACGTGCGAAAGGAAGATGCAGAATGAAACGATCAACAGCCTTCGTCGGCCGTATTGTGACCTTCCTCCTCGCGCTGGCCCTCATCGCATTGAGCGTGTGGTCGATTGCCTACCACTACAACGTCAAAGAAGCTGAACAGGTCACCGACGCAGCAAACTTCGAATCCTGGAATCAGCTTTATGAACAGTCTTGGTACAGCTATCTACTCTTCGGCCTGACTGTGGGTCTGGGCCTGCTCGGATTGTGGATCCTCATTGCTAACCTTCGCCTCAACCGCATTAGCCGGGTCAATGTGGAAAAGCAGGGAGCAACCCGCTCAGCAGTAGCACTCGATCAGGTCGCCGACATGACCGCCGAGGTTTTGGAACAAACTCCCGGCGTGGTGCAATCCAAGGGCAGCGCGATCGATAACAAACGAGAGCGAATCATCCGCATCACCACAACCATCGAACCTCACGCGAGCACCGACCTTGTGGAGGCTGCTCATCAACAAGCTGAACGGGATATTCGCACCGCGCTGCCCAACCTGGACGTGCGCACAGAATACCGTTTACACGTGCAACAGCCTCAAATGTAGGCTCACTCACGCCAAAAATCCGTCAGGTAAGCTCCATGCACCTTGGCGGATTTTCGCGTTTAAGGGTAAAGCGACTCGACCCCTGCCACACCCTTGAGCAATTCGGGATCAATAGCTGTACCCGTTCGGATCACTGTGAGCTCACCGGTAGGTTCCAAAATCATGCACTGCACCTGCGCCATGGTGGGGATGCCAGCCTTACGAACCGCAAACCGTATGTCGCTGCGATTCATGTGACTCTTGTGCAGTTGCTTCTCCACGACCTTGCCATGAGCCACCACAACCCTCGCGCGCCCATCCAGCGCTTGGCGAATTCCGTTGACGGAGCGGATCGTGCCGAACATCGCCTCCAGACCCATCAGGGTGATCAAACCGATGATGCCGGCAGCGAGCGTCGGCGGATGGCCTACAATCACACGCCCAGCAACAGCGCCAAACATCACGATCACTACCGCATCGAAGGCCGTCATTCGCGCTAGAACGCGAGGGCCGAAAAGATGTACCAAGCCTAGAAAAGTGATGTAAATGGCAACACCGGCGAGGATGACGACCGGGATCCGCCAAAGCTCAATGGTCATTTGCTCGACGATGAGCCGCTTAAACTCCTCCATGCTGTTTAACTGTACCGCTGTGGCACAATCAAAAAGACATAAGTCCTTGGACAATCCCACAGTTGCGACCACCAAGCATCATAACCTCGCCCAGCGCTAGAGCTCCCGGAGTATCCCGAAGCCGAAGTATTTCGGTGGCTCTGCGGCCTTGGAACCAGAGCGTGCTCCCGGTGGCACTAATTAGCGCGATGCATTCCGAAGTTTTCACGAGCTGGTTATTCGTACCCGCTGGACGGATACTCTTCACACGCCCGTAGGCGTAACGATGCAAGTTCGAATCAACTAACACCAGTTCATTACCAACTTCCGCCGATCCAACACTGTTGTATCGCCACATGCTCGGGGCTGATCCCTCACGCAAGATCGCTACCGATTGGGCGTTCACGATCACCTCCGCGGAGCACGTGCGCAGATAATAGGCTGCGTCTACGGGGAAATCTGCGCCATTTGGAAGGCGGGCCATGTAGCGGCTGGCCAGTGCTTGGCAGACATGGAGGAATTCTTCGTCGCTGGCGCCTGGCCCGCCGTGGTGATTTTCAACCTGCATGAGGAGCTGGGTGATGCTCAGGTCCGGTTGGCCTGCCCACGCATCTGCTAAAGCTCGAATCACACTGTCTTGAGAGGGCACCAGTTTAGATTACGGGAAATGCAAAAACACCCAAACCGTGTGGCTTGGGTGTTTTGATGATCGCTAGCGTCTAGCGAAGATTCATCAGATTACTTGATGATCTTGGTAACGCGGCCAGCGCCGACGGTGCGGGAGCCTTCGCGGATAGCGAAGCGCAGGCCCTCGTCCATAGCGACAGGCTGGATCAGGGTGACGGACATGTCGACGTTGTCGCCAGGCATAACCATCTCGGTGCCCTCAGGGAGCTTCACAACACCGGTAACGTCGGTGGTGCGGAAGTAGAACTGAGGACGGTAGTTGTCGAAGAACGGGGTGTGGCGGCCGCCCTCGTCCTTGGACAGGACGTACACGGAGCCTTCGAACTCGGTGTGAGGAGTGTAAGCGCCGGGCTTAACAACAACCTGACCGCGCTCAACGTCTTCGCGCTTCAGACCACGGAGCAGCAGACCACAGTTGTCGCCAGCCTCGGTGTAGTCCAGCAGCTTGCGGAACATCTCGATACCGGTAACGGTGGTCTTGGTGGACTTCTCGCGGATACCGATGATCTCGACGTCTTCGTTCACATTGAGCTGACCGCGCTCAACACGACCGGTCACAACAGTACCGCGGCCGGTGATGGTGAAGATGTCCTCGATGGGCATCAGGAAGGGCTTGTCGGTCTCGCGCTCAGGATCCGGGATGGAGTCATCGCAAGCCTGCATGAGCTCGACGATGGACTGGGTCCACTTCTCGTCGCCCTCAAGAGCCTTCAGAGCGGAGATGTGAACGATGGGGGCTTCCTCATCGTAGTCCTGCTCAGCGAGCAGCTCACGGATTTCCATCTCAACGAGCTCGATGATTTCCTCATCGTCAACCATGTCGCACTTGTTCAGTGCAACGAGGATGTAAGGAACGCCCACCTGGCGAGCGAGCAGCACGTGCTCACGGGTCTGGGGCATGGGGCCGTCGGTAGCGGCAACCACGAGGATTGCGCCGTCCATCTGAGCGGCACCGGTAATCATGTTCTTGATGTAGTCAGCGTGGCCGGGGGCGTCCACGTGTGCGTAGTGGCGCTTCTCGGTCTGGTACTCCACGTGGGAGATGTTGATGGTGATGCCACGCTCTTTCTCTTCCGGTGCCTTGTCGATGGCATCGAAAGCGAAAGCCTGGTTCAGGTCTGGGTAGGTGTCAGCCAGAACCTTGGTGATAGCAGCGGTAGTGGTGGTCTTGCCGTGGTCGACGTGACCGATGGTACCGATGTTAACGTGCGGCTTAGTACGCTCGAACTTAGCCTTTGCCACTATATGTCCTCCTGGACTTCGTGGTGGCTACGATTCCGCAGCCACGATGTTGACAGTTCCTGTACGTTCTGGCCGCTAATTCGGCAGCCTGGCAGTACAGTGATTACAAATGTGCCAGTTACATGATCCTAGGGTGCATGATGAGTTTTTTCAAACCCAATCCTTTTCCCAAGGATCTGCGGTGAGGTAACGGCCAGTTCAAGTCTCGTATCTCCTTCGAAACTTCAACAGGCCCCTACCCCACTATCTGGCGAAAAATGAGGTTGGGGGGGGGCGTCGAAAAGCTTTTCGACGCCCACGGGGTGCCTCTTAGGCGTTGCCGTTGCGCTCGGCAACGATCTCGTCTGCCACGTTCTTCGGAACTTCAGCGTAGGAGTCGAAGATCATGGTGTAGTTTGCGCGACCCTGGGTCTTGGAACGCAGGTCACCAACGTAACCGAACATCTCGGACAGCGGCACCTTGGCCTTCACAACCTTGGCACCGGCGCGATCCTCCATGGCGGACATTTCACCACGGCGAGAGTTGATGTCGCCGATCACGTCACCCATGTAGTCCTCAGGGGTGGTGACCTCAACGGCCATAACGGGCTCCAGCAGCACAGGCTTTGCCTTTGCCACAGCTTCCTTCAGAGCCTGCGAACCCGCAAGCTTGAAGGCCATTTCGGAGGAGTCCACTTCGTGGTAAGCACCATCGAGCACGGTGGCCTTGATGTTCACCAGCGGGTAGCCAGCGAGGTAGCCGTACTGCATGGCGTCCTGGATACCAGCGTCCACGGAAGGAATGTATTCCTTGGGGATGCGACCACCGGTAACGGCGTTCTCGAACTTGTAGATGGCGGACTCGCCCTCTTCGAGGGTCTCTGCATCGGGAGCGTAGGGCTCCAGAGCAATGATGACCTTCGCGAACTGGCCGGAACCACCGGTCTGCTTCTTGTGGGTGTACTCGAGCTTCTCCACGGGCTTGCGGATGGTCTCGCGGTACGCAACCTGGGGGTTACCCACGTTTGCTTCCACCTTGAACTCGCGCTTCATGCGGTCCACGAGCACGTCGAGGTGGAGCTCGCCCATGCCGCCGATCACGGTCTGGCCGGACTCTTCATCCAGCTCAACTGTGAAGGTCGGGTCCTCTTCGGCGAGTTTCTGGATGGCAACGCCGAGCTTCTCCTGGTCAGACTTGGTCTTCGGCTCGATGGACACCTTGATCACGGGATCCGGGAAGTCCATAGACTCAAGGATGATCTGGTCGTTCTTATCGCAAAGGGTGTCAC from Corynebacterium gerontici includes these protein-coding regions:
- the rplW gene encoding 50S ribosomal protein L23; its protein translation is MAKIADPRDIILAPVVSEKSYGLMEQGTYTFFVAPTAHKTQIKDAVERIFGVKVASVNTVNREGKRKRTRTGYGRRKATKRAYVTLREGSDAIDIFGGSAA
- the rplD gene encoding 50S ribosomal protein L4 is translated as MTNLKLDVHTAEGATDGSVELPAAIFDREVSVALLHQVVNAQLAARRQGTHSTKTRAEVRGGGRKPFRQKGTGRARQGSIRAPHFTGGGISHGPKPRDYAQRTPKKMIKAALFGALSDRARNGRIHVLTELVPGQTPSTKSARAFFERLTDRRNILFVVGRADENAKRSARNLPGVNVLFEDQLNTYDVLKSDDVVFSVEALNTFINRVNGAEKEEN
- the rplC gene encoding 50S ribosomal protein L3; the protein is MSETEIKGILGTKLGMTQIFDEENRVIPVTVVEAGPCVVTQIRTTETDGYNAIQIAYGDIDPRKVKKPQAGHFKKAGVTPRRHVAEIRMDDVSAYEVGQDVTVDIFEGVTFVDVTGTSKGKGYAGGMKRHGFAGQGAAHGNQAAHRRVGSIGQAATPGRVFKGKRMAGRMGNDRVTTQNLKVQKIDADANLILIKGAIPGNRGGIVTVKTAVKGGAHA
- the rpsJ gene encoding 30S ribosomal protein S10 yields the protein MAGQKIRIRLKAYDHEAIDASARKIVETVTRTGARVVGPVPLPTEKNVYAVIRSPHKYKDSREHFEMRTHKRLIDILDPTPKTVDALMRIDLPASVDVNIQ
- a CDS encoding Asp23/Gls24 family envelope stress response protein, encoding MAENHENNENVAQDNGNGRTVIDDQVVGKIAGVAAREVSGVHALGGGAARALGALRESIPGTNTNLQQGVDVEVGEKQAAVDISIVAEYGVAIHQLADAIRENISSAIERMTGLEVTEVNVTVHDVHFEFEDDNEDDQEAEQKQLPSRVQ
- a CDS encoding DUF2273 domain-containing protein — protein: MMSNKTLLGAIIGLVLAVVLLQWGLSGLLLILLFAAIGAVAGAQLEGRIDLNKGLEGFRKGGRG
- a CDS encoding DUF6286 domain-containing protein; the encoded protein is MAEANTEALPVITQEDPAKAPAAQPEVAQQQRGGDARVEKKFLKGNPAVRWLMILFSLILLALAFVCGRELWWVRRQDNEAQAWIRPALDWVANLGHQGWFFPAGIAIGVLGVVLLILSLKPAPPKYVASAAGVHTHVYMRPIDIARRSTAVAQRVAGVYDAETVVNRKATKVTVNVTGSNAPDLAQRVQQEVQAHVGKLATNPRVRVNVRKEDAE
- a CDS encoding DUF421 domain-containing protein; the protein is MEEFKRLIVEQMTIELWRIPVVILAGVAIYITFLGLVHLFGPRVLARMTAFDAVVIVMFGAVAGRVIVGHPPTLAAGIIGLITLMGLEAMFGTIRSVNGIRQALDGRARVVVAHGKVVEKQLHKSHMNRSDIRFAVRKAGIPTMAQVQCMILEPTGELTVIRTGTAIDPELLKGVAGVESLYP
- the tuf gene encoding elongation factor Tu, which gives rise to MAKAKFERTKPHVNIGTIGHVDHGKTTTTAAITKVLADTYPDLNQAFAFDAIDKAPEEKERGITINISHVEYQTEKRHYAHVDAPGHADYIKNMITGAAQMDGAILVVAATDGPMPQTREHVLLARQVGVPYILVALNKCDMVDDEEIIELVEMEIRELLAEQDYDEEAPIVHISALKALEGDEKWTQSIVELMQACDDSIPDPERETDKPFLMPIEDIFTITGRGTVVTGRVERGQLNVNEDVEIIGIREKSTKTTVTGIEMFRKLLDYTEAGDNCGLLLRGLKREDVERGQVVVKPGAYTPHTEFEGSVYVLSKDEGGRHTPFFDNYRPQFYFRTTDVTGVVKLPEGTEMVMPGDNVDMSVTLIQPVAMDEGLRFAIREGSRTVGAGRVTKIIK